From Pseudomonadota bacterium, a single genomic window includes:
- a CDS encoding IS91 family transposase, with product MAHRPASAGRPRFDIADIVRQHRPALEAEVPLTLAQRKVLSAMALCRTAMLGGHVDVCRSCGFERPAYKSCRNRHCPKCQALRQEKWIAARTERLLPVRHFHVVFTLPSELRGLGKCYPREIFGALFEAASQTLLELGSSRLGARLGITMVLHTWARDLRFHPHVHALVTAGGLHQDGAGWVPSRSNYLFPVQVMGALFRGKMMAVLQKLHAQGLFVRFDDFADPEAFDRLMGKLAQTAWLVYAKTPFRRVDHVLNYLGRYTHRVAISNSRLVDVRQELVTFRTNNGKLASLSPVEFLRRFLQHVLPDGFHKIRHYGLYAGAAEMARHNAHRALAPDASTATGVLTGEASWADKLRELTGRDVARCPRCGDVLLFRSVPATLGRAPPVAMEFAA from the coding sequence GTGGCTCACCGTCCGGCATCCGCCGGGCGGCCACGCTTCGACATCGCCGACATCGTGCGACAGCATCGGCCCGCGCTCGAGGCCGAGGTGCCTTTGACGCTCGCGCAGCGAAAAGTGCTCTCGGCCATGGCGCTGTGCCGGACCGCTATGCTCGGTGGGCACGTCGACGTGTGCCGCTCGTGCGGATTCGAGCGCCCCGCCTACAAATCCTGCCGCAACCGACACTGCCCCAAGTGCCAGGCCCTGCGGCAGGAGAAGTGGATCGCTGCGCGCACCGAGCGACTCCTTCCCGTGCGCCATTTCCACGTCGTTTTCACGCTGCCGAGCGAGCTTCGCGGCCTTGGCAAGTGCTATCCACGCGAAATCTTCGGCGCCTTGTTTGAGGCGGCAAGCCAGACACTGCTCGAGCTCGGCAGCTCGCGTCTCGGCGCGCGTCTCGGCATCACTATGGTCCTGCACACTTGGGCGCGCGACCTTCGCTTTCATCCCCACGTGCATGCGCTCGTCACTGCCGGTGGCCTCCACCAAGACGGCGCGGGCTGGGTGCCGAGCCGCAGCAACTACTTGTTTCCGGTGCAGGTCATGGGGGCTCTGTTTCGCGGCAAGATGATGGCCGTCCTGCAGAAGCTGCATGCCCAGGGTCTCTTCGTCCGCTTCGATGACTTCGCCGACCCCGAGGCCTTCGACCGGCTCATGGGCAAGCTCGCCCAAACCGCGTGGCTGGTCTACGCCAAGACGCCCTTCCGCCGTGTTGACCACGTCCTCAACTACCTCGGCCGCTACACCCATCGGGTGGCCATCTCCAACAGCCGCCTCGTGGACGTGCGCCAGGAGCTCGTCACGTTTCGCACGAACAATGGCAAGCTCGCGAGCCTTTCCCCTGTCGAGTTTCTCCGCCGCTTCCTGCAGCACGTCCTTCCTGACGGCTTCCACAAGATTCGCCACTACGGCCTGTACGCCGGCGCCGCCGAGATGGCACGACACAACGCCCACCGAGCACTCGCCCCCGACGCATCGACCGCGACGGGCGTCCTCACCGGCGAAGCCTCATGGGCCGACAAGCTCCGCGAGCTCACCGGCCGCGATGTTGCGCGATGCCCTCGATGTGGCGACGTCCTGCTTTTTCGATCCGTCCCCGCAACACTCGGTCGCGCTCCACCGGTGGCGATGGAGTTCGCTGCATGA
- a CDS encoding site-specific integrase encodes MGQLRNRMMHDLELAGYVPKTRLIYLNSIRDFAKRFRRGPSEMGADEVRAWVDHIRETGVSPQRIRQHMAALKFLYTKTLYRPEAVSFLSWPSDPPKLPAVLAAEEVERLLAALERPKYRVFFTTVYAAGLRVLEAARLRTDDIDAARGVIHIRVAKGKKERYVMLSPRLLRILRAYWSLERPTPPWLFESSRGGRHLNSQTARSALKLAAAKAGLGKKVTPHVLRHSFATHLLDRGTELRVIQVLLGHGTIKSTTRYARVSTERIAKTQSPLDHLQTG; translated from the coding sequence ATGGGTCAATTACGCAATCGAATGATGCACGATCTGGAGCTGGCAGGCTACGTCCCGAAGACCCGGCTCATCTACCTCAACTCGATCCGGGATTTCGCGAAGCGTTTCCGCCGCGGCCCGAGCGAGATGGGCGCCGACGAAGTGCGAGCGTGGGTCGATCACATTCGCGAAACCGGGGTCAGCCCGCAGCGCATCCGCCAGCACATGGCGGCACTCAAGTTCCTGTACACCAAGACGCTGTACAGGCCGGAGGCGGTGTCCTTCTTGTCATGGCCATCGGACCCACCGAAGCTTCCGGCGGTACTTGCAGCCGAAGAGGTCGAGCGATTGCTCGCCGCGCTCGAGCGCCCGAAGTACCGCGTGTTCTTCACGACGGTGTACGCGGCGGGGCTGCGTGTGCTCGAGGCGGCCCGCCTTCGCACCGACGACATTGACGCGGCTCGCGGGGTCATCCACATCCGCGTGGCGAAGGGAAAGAAGGAGCGGTACGTGATGCTCAGTCCACGGCTGTTGAGGATCTTGCGAGCGTACTGGTCGCTCGAGCGCCCGACGCCTCCGTGGCTGTTCGAATCGTCCCGCGGGGGCCGACACCTCAACTCGCAGACGGCGCGCAGCGCACTCAAGCTCGCCGCCGCCAAGGCCGGACTCGGCAAGAAGGTCACGCCGCACGTGCTCAGGCACAGCTTTGCCACGCATCTGCTCGATCGCGGCACCGAGCTTCGGGTGATCCAGGTGCTGCTCGGTCACGGTACGATCAAGTCCACGACACGCTACGCCCGCGTGTCTACGGAGCGCATCGCGAAAACGCAAAGCCCGCTCGACCACCTCCAGACGGGCTGA